The Vicia villosa cultivar HV-30 ecotype Madison, WI linkage group LG1, Vvil1.0, whole genome shotgun sequence genome includes a region encoding these proteins:
- the LOC131644953 gene encoding serine/threonine/tyrosine-protein kinase HT1-like isoform X2: MEENTSSWLQRAKYSHTVCHRLDTSRMKPTPFNDQLEQEQNSRFSSYVKRNLLTNKQRSLSPLPKNFISDVFREAKHEQKRFSTPGPRRDKRIMGKVSLSQELPRVSSSKSPFSSPNKQKMPKGLTKDSSWAKLFESGGGGKVTALETAEEWTIDMSKLFLGHKFAHGAHSRLYHGVYKEEIVAVKMIRVPDDDDNGELASRLEDQFVREVTLLSRLHHRNVIKFIAASSNPPVYCIITDYISEGSLRAYLHKLERKTISHEKLITFALDIARGMQYIHSQGVIHRDLKPENILIGEDSRLILADFGIACEEAVCDLLADDPGTYRWMAPEMIKRKSYGRKVDVYSFGLILWELLTGTIPYEDMNPIQAAFAVVNKKLRPIIPPSCPPAMRALIEQCWSLQPDKRPDFWQIVKVLEQFQSSLARDGTLTLVQSPRCQDQKKGLRHLMQKLGPVNQNSYSGPKPKPKFT, translated from the exons ATGGAGGAAAATACTAGTTCGTGGTTACAACGGGCGAAGTATTCTCATACGGTGTGTCATCGATTGGATACGTCGAGGATGAAACCGACTCCGTTCAACGATCAACTAGAACAGGAACAAAATTCGAGGTTTTCTTCGTATGTTAAGCGGAATCTTTTAACCAACAAGCAGAGATCTTTGTCGCCGTTGCCGAAGAATTTTATTTCCGATGTGTTTAGAGAAGCCAAACATGAGCAGAAGAGGTTCTCGACGCCGGGTCCGAGGAGGGACAAGAGGATTATGGGAAAGGTGTCGTTGAGCCAGGAATTACCCAGGGTGTCGAGTTCGAAATCGCCTTTTTCGAGTCCGAACAAGCAAAAGATGCCAAAGGGGCTTACGAAGGATTCTTCGTGGGCTAAGCTTTTTGAAAGCGGCGGCGGTGGAAAGGTTACTGCTTTGGAAACGGCGGAGGAATGGACTATTGACATGTCGAAGCTGTTTCTTGGACATAAGTTCGCTCATGGCGCTCATAGTAGGCTTTATCATGGTGTATATAAAGAGGAGATTGTAGCTGTTAAAATGATTAGGGTACCTGATGATGACGATAACGGAGAATTGGCTTCTCGATTAGAGGATCAGTTTGTTAGAGAAGTCACTCTCTTATCTCGCCTTCATCATCGAAATGTCATAAAG TTCATAGCTGCGAGCAGCAATCCCCCGGTTTATTGTATTATCACAGACTATATATCCGAAGGCTCGTTGAGGGCTTATTTGCATAAGCTGGAGCGCAAAACTATTTCTCACGAAAAGTTAATCACTTTCGCTCTGGATATCGCTCGTGGGATGCAATATATACACTCTCAAGGTGTCATTCATAGGGATCTTAAACCAGAGAACATCCTTATTGGTGAAGACTCTCGTCTTATACTTGCTGATTTCGGCATTGCCTGTGAAGAGGCCGTATGCGACCTATTGGCTGATGATCCTGGAACATATCGTTGGATGGCACCTGAAATGATCAAACGAAAATCCTACGGGAGAAAGGTTGATGTGTATAGTTTTGGGCTTATCTTATGGGAATTGTTGACCGGAACAATTCCGTACGAGGATATGAATCCAATCCAGGCTGCTTTTGCTGTTGTGAATAAG AAATTAAGGCCGATTATTCCTCCAAGCTGCCCACCTGCAATGCGAGCATTAATCGAGCAATGCTGGTCGCTGCAACCCGACAAGAGGCCTGATTTCTGGCAGATTGTCAAGGTATTAGAGCAATTTCAATCATCTCTCGCACGTGACGGAACCCTGACGCTGGTGCAGAGTCCTCGTTGCCAAGATCAAAAGAAAGGGCTTCGCCATTTGATGCAAAAGCTTGGTCCGGTTAATCAAAATAGCTACAGCGGCCCTAAGCCTAAGCCGAAATTCACATGA
- the LOC131596414 gene encoding uncharacterized protein LOC131596414, with protein MDALESVLTLLIYGQVLFHCCDKVVDRAAIKIFLGKNLVPTLLGDLLHSFNARVSKRQGCVLGLIRNEEGLTWIQRIMKLSYDDIIWHQKEFEGIQLFDRCGEFPNVPLLGTQGGITYNPILARHQFGFALKGRPRSIYLSAENFDHDSDTTGKKGRFIKAWYEVKKVGIRDLGLRNYTPSDLYFRWIYDRFVEFGIPYPSDTPIVPRITPSVIPIEVEPYVPAPDEDLAATVACLRREKSDLEKRLREVEAEKAVLVADAKERDGMLDYFSRKWKIEDFISPDQIHSWEQEIDRLVQSS; from the exons ATGGATGCTTTGGAAAGTGTTCTAACGTTACTGATATATGGACAAGTTTTGTTTCACTGttgcgacaaagttgttgatagggctgctatTAAGATCTTCCTTGGCAAGAATCTTGTTCCCACTCTACTTGGTGATCTATTGCATTCCTTCAATGCTAGAGTATCAAAAAGACAAGGTTGTGTTCTCGGAT TGATAaggaatgaagaaggtttgacttggattcagagaattatgaagctttcttaTGATGATATCATTTGGCATCAAAAAGAGTTCGAGGGAATCCAGTTATTTGATCGTtgcggagaattccctaatgtgcctcttcttggtACCCAAGGGGGAATCACTTATAATCCTATccttgctcgacatcagtttggttttgctttgaaaggTAGGCCACgatccatatatcttagtgcggaaaaTTTCGACCATGATTCCGATACAACCGGAAAAAAGGGTCGtttcattaaagcttggtacgAGGTAAAAAAGGTGGGTATAAGAGATTTGGGATTAAGAAACTATACTCCTTCAGACCTCTATTTTAGATGGATTTACGATCGATTCGTTGAGTTTGGAATACCATATCCATCTGACACACCTATAGTTCCAAGGATTACTCCTTCAGTCATTCCTATAGAGGTGgagccttatgtacccgctccggacgaagaccttgctgccactGTTGCTTGCTTGAGACGAGAAAAATCTGATCTTGAAAAACGCTTACGTGAGGTTGAGGCTGAAAAAGCAGTGTTAGTGGCTGATGCTAAAGAGCGAGAcggtatgcttgactatttctcccgTAAATGGAAGATCGAAGATTTTATCTCTCCAGATCAGATACACTCATGGGAACAAGAGATTGATAGGCTGGTTCAAAGCTCATAA
- the LOC131644953 gene encoding serine/threonine/tyrosine-protein kinase HT1-like isoform X1, translated as MEENTSSWLQRAKYSHTVCHRLDTSRMKPTPFNDQLEQEQNSRFSSYVKRNLLTNKQRSLSPLPKNFISDVFREAKHEQKRFSTPGPRRDKRIMGKVSLSQELPRVSSSKSPFSSPNKQKMPKGLTKDSSWAKLFESGGGGKVTALETAEEWTIDMSKLFLGHKFAHGAHSRLYHGVYKEEIVAVKMIRVPDDDDNGELASRLEDQFVREVTLLSRLHHRNVIKVITITHLLFCMLIFSDYDNISSLLQFIAASSNPPVYCIITDYISEGSLRAYLHKLERKTISHEKLITFALDIARGMQYIHSQGVIHRDLKPENILIGEDSRLILADFGIACEEAVCDLLADDPGTYRWMAPEMIKRKSYGRKVDVYSFGLILWELLTGTIPYEDMNPIQAAFAVVNKKLRPIIPPSCPPAMRALIEQCWSLQPDKRPDFWQIVKVLEQFQSSLARDGTLTLVQSPRCQDQKKGLRHLMQKLGPVNQNSYSGPKPKPKFT; from the exons ATGGAGGAAAATACTAGTTCGTGGTTACAACGGGCGAAGTATTCTCATACGGTGTGTCATCGATTGGATACGTCGAGGATGAAACCGACTCCGTTCAACGATCAACTAGAACAGGAACAAAATTCGAGGTTTTCTTCGTATGTTAAGCGGAATCTTTTAACCAACAAGCAGAGATCTTTGTCGCCGTTGCCGAAGAATTTTATTTCCGATGTGTTTAGAGAAGCCAAACATGAGCAGAAGAGGTTCTCGACGCCGGGTCCGAGGAGGGACAAGAGGATTATGGGAAAGGTGTCGTTGAGCCAGGAATTACCCAGGGTGTCGAGTTCGAAATCGCCTTTTTCGAGTCCGAACAAGCAAAAGATGCCAAAGGGGCTTACGAAGGATTCTTCGTGGGCTAAGCTTTTTGAAAGCGGCGGCGGTGGAAAGGTTACTGCTTTGGAAACGGCGGAGGAATGGACTATTGACATGTCGAAGCTGTTTCTTGGACATAAGTTCGCTCATGGCGCTCATAGTAGGCTTTATCATGGTGTATATAAAGAGGAGATTGTAGCTGTTAAAATGATTAGGGTACCTGATGATGACGATAACGGAGAATTGGCTTCTCGATTAGAGGATCAGTTTGTTAGAGAAGTCACTCTCTTATCTCGCCTTCATCATCGAAATGTCATAAAGGTGATTACGATAACACATCTTCTCTTTTGCATGTTGATCTTCTCTGATTACGATAACATATCTTCTCTTTTACAGTTCATAGCTGCGAGCAGCAATCCCCCGGTTTATTGTATTATCACAGACTATATATCCGAAGGCTCGTTGAGGGCTTATTTGCATAAGCTGGAGCGCAAAACTATTTCTCACGAAAAGTTAATCACTTTCGCTCTGGATATCGCTCGTGGGATGCAATATATACACTCTCAAGGTGTCATTCATAGGGATCTTAAACCAGAGAACATCCTTATTGGTGAAGACTCTCGTCTTATACTTGCTGATTTCGGCATTGCCTGTGAAGAGGCCGTATGCGACCTATTGGCTGATGATCCTGGAACATATCGTTGGATGGCACCTGAAATGATCAAACGAAAATCCTACGGGAGAAAGGTTGATGTGTATAGTTTTGGGCTTATCTTATGGGAATTGTTGACCGGAACAATTCCGTACGAGGATATGAATCCAATCCAGGCTGCTTTTGCTGTTGTGAATAAG AAATTAAGGCCGATTATTCCTCCAAGCTGCCCACCTGCAATGCGAGCATTAATCGAGCAATGCTGGTCGCTGCAACCCGACAAGAGGCCTGATTTCTGGCAGATTGTCAAGGTATTAGAGCAATTTCAATCATCTCTCGCACGTGACGGAACCCTGACGCTGGTGCAGAGTCCTCGTTGCCAAGATCAAAAGAAAGGGCTTCGCCATTTGATGCAAAAGCTTGGTCCGGTTAATCAAAATAGCTACAGCGGCCCTAAGCCTAAGCCGAAATTCACATGA